One genomic window of Hippopotamus amphibius kiboko isolate mHipAmp2 chromosome 10, mHipAmp2.hap2, whole genome shotgun sequence includes the following:
- the NFKBIZ gene encoding NF-kappa-B inhibitor zeta, whose translation MIVDKLLDDSRGGEGLLDAAGDCGLMTSPLNLAYFYGASPPAAAPGACDAGCLSSGPSAPGSPGSDSSDFSSASSVSSCGAVESRPRGGARAERLQVEPHMGVGRQQRGPFQGVRVKNSVKELLLHIRSHKQKASGQAVDDFKTQGVNREQFTELKNTVSYSGKRKGPDSVSDGPACKRSAVLHTQFLTPPQTPTPVESMEDVHHNESKQDSRADLLQNIINIKNECSPVSLNTVQVSWMSPVGVPQSSPHEQCQDLHGGQVFSPPQKYQPFQVSGSPHMMDQASVYQYSPQNQTVPQPPPQHYTHSPALEYSPYSRTSQSPSYESNFFDGQEPQFFPNSQSFASLLSDPRESENIAVLPQTAPSVQQQSDAHLQDFNVMPHRACEVLVGRDAGAAPLSTPLPFPNTVGNPMNTTQLGKSFFQWQVEQEESKLANISQDQFLSKDADGDTFLHIAVAQGRRALSYVLARKMNALHMLDIKEHNGQSAFQVAVAANQHLIVQDLVNLGAQVNTTDCWGRTPLHVCAEKGHSQVLQAIQKGAAGSNQFVDLEATNYDGLTPLHCAVVAHNAVVHELQRNQQPHSPEVQELLLKNKSLVDTIKCLIHMGATVEAKDRKSGRTALHLAAEEANLELIRLFLELPSCLSFVNAKAYNGNTALHVAASLQYRVTQLDAVRLLMRKGADPSTRNLENEQPVHLVPDGPVGEQIRRILKGKSIQQRAPPY comes from the exons ATGATCGTGGACAAGCTGCTGGACGACAGCCGCGGCGGAGAGGGGCTGCTGGACGCGGCCGGCGACTGCGGCCTCATGACCAGCCCGCTCAACCTGGCCTACTTCTACGGCGCgtcgccgcccgccgccgcccccggcgCCTGCGATGCCGGCTGCTTGTCGTCGGGGCCCTCGGCGCCCGGCTCGCCCGGCTCCGATTCCTCCGACTTCTCCTCCGCCTCGTCCGTGTCCTCTTGCGGGGCGGTCGAGTCCCGGCCGAGAGGCGGCGCCCGTGCCGAGCGGCTGCAAG TTGAGCCCCATATGGGGGTTGGAAGGCAGCAGAGAGGACCCTTTCAAGGTGTTCGCGTGAAGAACTCGGTGAAGGAACTCTTGCTGCACATCCGAAGTCATAAACAGAAGGCTTCCGGACAAGCTGTCGATGATTTTAAG ACACAAGGTGTGAACAGAGAGCAATTCACAG AACTGAAGAACACAGTATCATATAGTGGGAAAAGGAAAGGCCCCGATTCAGTGTCTGATGGACCAGCTTGCAAAAGATCAGCTGTGTTACATACCCAGTTTTTG acaCCACCTCAAACACCCACACCCGTGGAGAGCATGGAAGATGTCCATCACAATGAATCCAAACAGGACAGCCGTGCTGATCTGCTTCAGAACATTATCAACATTAAGAATGAATGCAGCCCGGTTTCCCTGAACACTGTCCAAGTTAGCTGGATGAGCCCTGTGGGGGTCCCTCAGAGCTCCCCCCACGAGCAGTGTCAGGACTTGCACGGAGGGCAGGTCTTCTCTCCACCTCAGAAATACCAACCCTTCCAAGTCAGCGGCTCCCCGCACATGATGGATCAGGCTTCCGTGTACCAGTATTCGCCACAGAACCAGACCGTGCCGCAGCCGCCGCCACAGCACTACACGCACAGCCCAGCTCTGGAGTACAGTCCTTATTCCAGAACTTCCCAGTCCCCCAGCTATGAATCAAACTTCTTTGACGGTCAAGAACCACAGTTCTTCCCGAACTCCCAGAGCTTTGCATCCCTTCTCAGTGATCCCAGGGAATCTGAGAATATTGCTGTTCTCCCTCAAACTGCCCCCAGCGTGCAGCAGCAAAGTGATGCCCACCTGCAGGACTTCAACGTGATGCCACACCGTGCCTGTGAGGTACTGGTGGGGCGTGATGCAGGCGCTGCCCCTTTAAGCACGCCACTGCCCTTCCCGAACACTGTTGGAAATCCAATGAACACCACACAGTTAGGAAAGTCATTTTTTCAGTGGCAAGTAGAGCAGGAAGAAAGCAAATTGGCAAACATCTCCCAAGACCAGTTTCTTTCGAAGGATGCAGATGGTGACAC gtTCCTCCACATCGCTGTTGCTCAAGGGAGAAGGGCGCTTTCCTATGTCCTTGCAAGAAAGATGAATGCGCTTCACATGCTGGATATTAAAGAGCACAATGGACAG AGTGCCTTTCAGGTAGCAGTGGCTGCCAATCAGCACCTCATCGTGCAGGATCTGGTGAACCTCGGGGCCCAGGTGAATACCACTGACTGCTGGGGAAGAACCCCTCTGCATGTTTGTGCAGAGAAGGGCCACTCCCAGGTGCTTCAG GCAATTCAGAAGGGAGCAGCAGGGAGCAATCAGTTCGTGGATCTGGAGGCAACTAACTATGATG GCCTGACCCCTCTACACTGTGCAGTCGTGGCCCACAATGCTGTGGTGCATGAACTCCAGAGAAATCAACAGCCCCATTCACCTGAAGTTCAGGAGCTTTTGCTGAAGAATAAGAGTCTAGTTGATACAATTAAGTGTCTGATTCATATGGGAGCAACAGTGGAAGCTAAG GATCGTAAAAGTGGCCGCACAGCCCTGCATCTGGCAGCTGAAGAAGCAAATCTGGAACTCATTCGCCTCTTTTTGGAACTGCCCAGTTGCCTGTCTTTTGTGAATGCAAAG GCTTACAATGGAAACACGGCCCTCCATGTGGCTGCCAGCCTGCAGTATCGGGTGACACAGTTGGATGCAGTCCGTCTGTTGATGAGGAAGGGAGCAGACCCAAGTACTCGGAACTTAGAAAACGAACAGCCGGTGCACTTGGTTCCTGATGGCCCTGTGGGAGAACAG